A stretch of Gossypium hirsutum isolate 1008001.06 chromosome A06, Gossypium_hirsutum_v2.1, whole genome shotgun sequence DNA encodes these proteins:
- the LOC107963194 gene encoding uncharacterized protein, whose translation MGWFVVKECRGDTEARQPALVYATCHQEDGDAPDSTAREVIVLSPLGQSVRVNKLFRDVPLEVQWAIFLADLMELPFGEFDLILGIDWLVKHRVSLDCATKRVVLRTEEDSEFSDSGDYSVKDIRTVKEFSNVFPKELPGLPPNLEVEFEIELIPGTAPLSILPYKMALKEFVELKAQI comes from the exons ATGGGTTGGTTCGTGGTCAAAGAGTGCCGAGGAgatactgaggcgaggcagccggCTTTGGTTTATGCTACATGTCACcaagaggatggagatgctccagac AGCACTGCAAGAGAAGTGATTGTACTGAGTCCACTAGGACAATCAGTAAGGGTGAATAAGTTGTTTAGAGACGTTCCTCTTGAGGTTCAATGGGCTATTTTTCTAGCTGACCTAATGGAACTGccttttggagagtttgatctgaTATTGGGAATAGATTGGTTGGTTAAACACCGAGTGAGCTTGGACTGTGCCACAAAAAGGGTTGTATTGAGAACTGAGGAGGATAGCGAG TTTTCAGATTCTGGGGATTATTCGGTTAAGGATATCAGGACGGTTAAGGAATTTTCGAATGTATTTCCTAAagagctacctgggttacctccaaatCTTGAAGTAGAGTTCGAGATTGAGCTCATTCCTGGTACAGCTCCGCTGTCCATCCTCCCTTACAAAATGGCACTGAAGGAGTtcgtggagcttaaggctcagatttaa